Genomic segment of Benincasa hispida cultivar B227 chromosome 1, ASM972705v1, whole genome shotgun sequence:
CAGAGGAAGCTGTTGGGGGCAATATGTATTATTTTATCACTCTAACTTTATGTTCGTGTGGCCAGAATATAACAATGAAATCTCCTAGTCTACTATTGCAAGAACATTATTTAAATGCCTGAGATTCATTACTACATACAGAGTGTTGTTAATGCTTGAGACTTCACACTAAGGCTAAAAACGTGATATGTGAAGGCCTATCATCATATTTTGTCTGCGTGTCACATAAGATATGAGGAAGTTAGAGAGGGAGGTTACCCCAATGAGATGAAGATTTGAAGCACGACTTAGGAGAACAAAAGCAAATTCTCCAATTTGAGCAAGCATGATCCCAACCTAAGAGTTGAGGTAAATAACAAGATTAGAAAATCATGAAAGTAAGTTCTTCATGAAAATGAGTAAACAAGCCTACCTGGAAAGAAGTCCTAATACTGTATCCAAATGCCTTTGCAACAACCATAGCAACTGCTGTCTTGACAAACACAACCAGCATTACAGATGCTAGCAAAATGTCCAAATGACTCCACAGAAAATGTACATGAATGAGCATTCCAATACTTGAAAGGAACAAAGCTGCAAACAAATTGCGGATTGGTTCCACCTATAAAGCAAGAGACCATCAAACTTTAACCATCACACCAATTTAATAGCCCAATGTTAGAAGAAATATGCCTCGCGTAAGAAgataaaatgacaaaattgcaGCATGACACCATGCTACAAAAGATGGTTAGTATCTTACAGATTAGAAATCTGAAAAGAAACAACAAAGTAGTGAACAGCTCAATATAGACTTGTAAAAAAACATGGTCCTTTTTAAATAACCGTAGGTGTCTATGCTAGCTCAGCAACCGGATTAATCCTTTCCTGACATTCTGATATGCTTTATATTACTTACTCTAATTTGAACCCGACTTCACAAGAATCAAAATTACAGCTTGCCACTTTTACTGTTGGACAACTCAGAGTGATATGAAGATTTAAAAAAGTATAAACTAAAGACAGAAATCTTTGTCCATAAATCATCACATCGAGCACAAGTCAGGAAACTGGCAGCATGCATTGTCATTGGAATACCTGATCTAAAGTATGTTGACCGAAGTCGGTGGTAGATATCATAACTCCAGCTACAAAGGAACCCAACTCAAGACTGAGGCCCAGCTTATCACTGCACTGAAAAAGGATAAGAGATGcacaaatattaatttgatttcaatatGTAAATACAAAGCAATATATTGCAGTTTATGTCATGTCACAGCAATTCAACAATCCCAGAAACTGGTCCAaccttccaaaaaaaaaaaaaaaaaacactattaTATAATTCTATTAAAGCcttttatatcaattttattgTGAGACCTTTCCAAGCTCAATATCTCGACCTTCAAATGCAGATTTAATTATtcgaataaaaagaaattaacaaaACATATATAGTACCACCAGTGAAATATTAACATTGGATATTAGGCAGAAATAGTAAATGCAACAATAgaatcaatttcttttccagGTTTTCTTCCTTTACTTATTCTTCCCCACATTCTCAATGTCTTCAGGCCTCTCAACCCAATACCCACTATCACATACGTTGCAATTCCTTAATCCATTACCTAAATTCAAGTTTCTCACCAAACTCATAATGGATCAACTTAACTTCTAATCTTCAGCGTTTACATCCATCATCTATAATCAGTATATAACTAGAAGTATAAAACAGGTGAAAGAAACAAATTTAACGATATTGTGTACTCTTTGCTGCTACAATGAAGGGATTATCCACTAAAGAACATCTAGTAGTCAAATCAATTTTAGAATGATGCATATTGGCTCAATGGCATCATTGATCAATCTAAATTGGACAGTAAACAAGGTAAAAGAACTAATAAATAACTCAACAACAAACAAGAATCATCTATTTAATGTCAGGTTTAATCAATAAGTAGCCAGGGCATGGAAAATTAAACATATGGCTTTACCCAAGCAGACAGCAAACAAAATGCCACAGCAGCAAGCTGATACAACTCATTTGTCTGAATCACAGAAAAAAGAAATGATAAGCTTACTAGTCAGTCCAAAAACAACGCTAAGAAAAGAACCCAGCTTAATGACTCACTTGAGACGACAGCTGCATCATCAACTTAAGAAAGCGGGGAACAAATGACCATGACAAAATAGATGCGGCTGTGAGATATACTGACAACACCAGTAGCCTGTAAACAGGGCACATCATAAGCACTCAACATCTATAAGAAAGCACAGGATTATCAAGCAAAGCCAGAAATATATAAAAACCATATGTGTTGAAGGCAAGGAGATTAACTTACAACTTTCCCATAGATATCATTCCTAAGATAAGACCATTGTGACCACCCAAAACTGGGAGCAAGGCAAATAACAAACCAACGGCACAATCCTGAATACATCAggataaataaatagataaagaCAGTACAAATTCAAGACCTCTATCCAATCTAAAATGCTATTTCTGAGTATAAATGATCCATAATAGGAAAGATGGGGCAAAATAATACCTGTAAGATGAGTGTTCCAATAGTAACTTGACCATGAAGAGTATTACTGCTATTCCGTTCTACCAAGAATTTCACCACCTAATAAATGAATATGCAAATTAGAACCCCACATGCATGGTGTTCACTGTTCAGTGATTTAGTGTCAGCCAAGGCATAAGAGATGGTTAAGGCAGTTAGAAAATGTCCTAAAAGTTACCACTGCTGTAGATGACATTGATAGAAATGAACCAACAAATACACCCTCGGACAATTTAGCTCCACTTAACTGCATAAATGGGAAAAGTGAGATGGTAATGAACATCTTCACAGGTGTCTAGCCTCACTCTTCCAGAAATGAAATGTAGAGATTTTGATATTACCATGGCAATGATACCACACAAGAACATAAATATGATGATCTGTAGAAAACCTCCAAAAACAGCCACAGCTCCCACAACTTTTAACTGCACAAAAAAATTATGTATATGtctagttttttaaaacatagagGGAAAATTTTAGTGCGTAATGAAATAAAACTTTGAAGTAAAAGTGTACCTTTGTCAAAGAAAACTCCAGTCCTAAAGcaaaaagaagaaatacaaCACCAAATTGTGCCACTGTCTCAACCTGAGATTAGACCTTGTTTTTAAGCATTGATAGAATTTCAGACATCTATTATTGGATACATCCAAATATACAAGAATGTAATGACTTGTTAGAAACATTTCCAAATAAGATAGCctttatttatatttcaaataaaactaCAGACATTGTTTATGAGCAAAAGTGAGGAACATTAAAATTTTGCACAGGAATGAGGAAGAGGTAGGGAAAGGGTGGTAATTAATGAGtggtaaatttttttcttttttttttagaagaagaagaagaagaagaattcgaagaagaagaagaagaattcgaagaagaagaagaagaattcgAAGAAGAATTCGAAGAAGAATCTTTTAATGTAGCGAAAAAGGGTCTCCACAAGCAAGCCTTTAAGCATGGCAGCAGGAGGATAATGTGGCATATAGCATAAAGTCAGATAGACGTAGCCAAAGCACATGCATTACTACATGTATGAAACAGACCTGCACCATTTCATTGATGAATTTTAGACCTCCCGGTCCAATGATTGATCCCGCAAGAAGATAGCCCACAATAACCTAACAGATAATCCAACAAGTTTGTAATACTACTTTTGCATACAGTAGGCAGTGAAGTAGGAAAAAAAGATTGCGTACTAACAGGTTGCCCTAAACAAGAAAAGATAATTCCTCCAATTGCGGCAGAAACAATAACCACCACCAAGTCTGAGATCAATCTGCAAGAATGGGATAAATGGAACATGGAAAATATCTCAACAactctaaaataaaattttagtgcAGCAAATTCAAAATGAGAAAGATAAAATCTAACCTCAAATCTACTTGAAGTACTGGATACTTTGACTTCTTGTTTGACATCACAAACACATTGTCCTACAATCATACAAGATAAACAATTTACCATTTAAAAAGACAAGGAAAACATATATAGAATGTCAGTCGTAGTATCCATACAGTATCAAATACTAAAACTCATTTCAAAGTTTCAAACTTACTTTTTTATCAATCAACGTTGTAACATCATCAGATTCTTCATTTTCCAGAGAAAAAACATCCTGAAATTGGAATGCTCTTGTCCCACTGTCCAATAACAGAAGAGAGTAAGTGAGAAATTTCGGGAATTGAGAGCATGTAACAATAACTCCAACAGTGATATGTCCCAAAAGATTCAGTCGACTTTAATAGAGCAATTCAGTACTGAAGACAAAAGCAACTTTATAGTTCCATACTTTGCCTTTTGACTATCATTTTTCTTGCCCTTCTCATGTGTGATTTTAGCTACCGTCTCCAGTTCTGCCTGTAGATATAAGAAGTAAGAATATCTGACATTTGAGActtcaaacaaatcttaaaaAATTTATCAGAGATGAGTTACAATAATATCAAAAACTTATTGGCTAGCAAACAAGCTAATCAAAATCTTATGAGGAAGGGAACTTAACTGAAATTTAGTAATGTGATTCCGAGTTTAGCAGTGCCAAAACATGATAACTATTGCTATATGAAACATCCTATCAAACAATTTGAAGGCCAGATGAAAATATCTTTCTGGATATCTACACCCCAAAGAAAAACTAACATTGCCATCATCTCGTCACATACACTCCCCACACAATCCACATGGAGATATGAATGACCTTCCTAGCAAAACTAATCATTTAAAAGGTTCCTCCTTACCAAAGAGAATGCCTAACCTGTACCTTACCAAAAAGAATGCTTAACCTGTACCTTAGGAAAGATATACTTATGCGGCTGACTTAAACATCACAATTAACCAAAGAAATTCtttgaaaaatgacaaaagaaGCCCAAAAACAACTTTAAAAGTAGACCAGTTCTAAGCTTTAATTATTTCATGGGATATAAAACCAACCTCCTGATCAGCAACACTGCTATTAAAGCTGCTTCCACCAGAACCTAGTAAAAGTAGAaggaaaattcaaatattaattgagCACTTCTAGAAAggaatatacatatatatataataacaacaataataataaaagagatATTAATTAGGAAGCTAAACCAAGGGATGACGAAAAAATAGAGtaatttcatctttttcaagCATTATTATTCATCGTGCATACTCAATTGAATGATggtaaattatccaaaaatcacATAAAAAAATTCACCATATAAATGATCAGATGCTTGCTAAAAGTCAAAACATTAAAGAGAACAACAAAAACACCACTCTGTTGGTCCATGTGCATTTGACACCTTTGAAATTTGCAACAATACAGGTACTAGTTTCTTCCTAAAGCCACTACAAGTTCATTAGTTGAAGGATATCTGTTTGTATTATCTTTTTGGGTAATTTAAGAGTAAGATTTTGAAAGCTCAGAAACAGGTATCTATTGGCTTGTCCTTGTCTTAAATCATTGAATTAGAACTTAAAACACTCTCCCTCCCATGGGACCATGTGCAAACGCATATTTGTTCTGACTTGCAACAATCTCTTGAATCTCTTCATAAATCCTCTTGCTACTCTACTCTTGACATATAATCCTGTGCTTATCTTAAAATCTGAACATATGAATCTCTTTATACACTTCCTTACAGCACATTCTTTCCCGATAACACACACTAAACACAAGCTGCCCTATTGAAGCATGACCATAATTACTTCTCATCTCACTGTTTGATTGCAAAGTATTGCTGACTACTCTATCTCAATACACAATAAGAATGCCTGTTGCAAGTAATTTCTATCATCTATCCTTTCTTCTCGCAGTAAACACTCACTGTTAAAAAAACTGTCACTGTATGTTTTCTCACTGTAAAGCAATGTATTTGCCGATTACTATATATACTCTTTCTATCCTGTTTGTATTCTCACTTTCTCTTCAAAACACTCAGACTCCCTCTCAAATAACAACCAAACGATACGAAATTGTTAGAATTGTATGCCGAtctatttgaataaaaataagaatGGGCTATCAATTTGCATTTAAGTTGTTCGATTTTTCAAccccaaaagaaagaaagaaagaaagaaagaaaaaagatagtAGTAAATGAGACAATGAacgttttcttttaaaacaatgaaaataagaGGACACGAAGCAGCAAAATGAAATGGGAAAAATCTCATAATCAAAATCAAACTGATCATCAAGACCATAAGTCCATATTAACTTGGTCCAGTAGAAAGTAATGAATATTTCTAAGTTCAAACAAAGCGCTGAAAATTTCAATTCCCGTGTTCTGGGAGAGGAGGAAAGAGAGCTGAAGTCCCAAACCTTCAGGCAGATCATTTTCAGAGAACTCCTTCTCAAGAACCTTATCGAACATTTGGGCAATGCTACCGTCACCAGAAGTCGGAGCCGTCGAGTTTATCAAGTTTCCATAAAATCTCTCCCTAATTTCCTTATCCGATCTGGCTGTGACATGAATTTGCGCAGAAATTAAAACCACAACGATACAGAGCCACGATCCAATTGCTCCTCCTCTTCTCACCATAAGGTACCGAAAACCCATAACAAAAGTTGAAAACGTAGGAAACAGAAAGAAAGTTCTctctcaaatttcaaaatgcTTCGAGTCCATGAAGGAgcgagagagaagagagaggaAATT
This window contains:
- the LOC120091409 gene encoding K(+) efflux antiporter 5; the encoded protein is MGFRYLMVRRGGAIGSWLCIVVVLISAQIHVTARSDKEIRERFYGNLINSTAPTSGDGSIAQMFDKVLEKEFSENDLPEGSGGSSFNSSVADQEAELETVAKITHEKGKKNDSQKANGTRAFQFQDVFSLENEESDDVTTLIDKKDNVFVMSNKKSKYPVLQVDLRLISDLVVVIVSAAIGGIIFSCLGQPVIVGYLLAGSIIGPGGLKFINEMVQVETVAQFGVVFLLFALGLEFSLTKLKVVGAVAVFGGFLQIIIFMFLCGIIAMLSGAKLSEGVFVGSFLSMSSTAVVVKFLVERNSSNTLHGQVTIGTLILQDCAVGLLFALLPVLGGHNGLILGMISMGKLLLVLSVYLTAASILSWSFVPRFLKLMMQLSSQTNELYQLAAVAFCLLSAWCSDKLGLSLELGSFVAGVMISTTDFGQHTLDQVEPIRNLFAALFLSSIGMLIHVHFLWSHLDILLASVMLVVFVKTAVAMVVAKAFGYSIRTSFQVGIMLAQIGEFAFVLLSRASNLHLIGGKVYLLLLGTTALSLVTTPLLFKLIPAVLNLGVLMHWFPSENNIQNEEKASMIEAHNRML